The DNA region CCACGTGACGCGTTTCCACCTGACCACCGGCGCACGACCGCACCGTTTCTTTCCCATGGAGTTCCGACAGCTGAGAAAAACCCGGAAAGAGGAAATCCGATGCTGCTTTCACCGACCCCACCCGTCCCCGATCTGGAGGACGTGGCCTCAGGGCTGTCGCCGGCCGACCGGGCCCTCGAGCTCGCCGACCGTGTCGCCCGGCCGACCACCGCCGAGCGCGACGCCGGCCGGCGATGGGACGAGGGGCTGTTCACCCAACTGACGCGCGCACCACGGGGCCCCGGCCTCACCGGACCGCTCATACCCACGGAACTGGGCGGTGACGGGCTCTCCGCGAGCGAGACCTTCGCCCTCCTGGAGGGGTGCGCCGAGGGGTCCCGGGATCCGGGCCTGACGCTCGCGGTCGTGGCGCACGCGGTCCTGGCCACCGTGCCGTTGCGGGCCTTCGGCACCCCGGAGCAGCGCGACCGGTACCTGCCCCGGATGGCGTCCGGAGAGTGGCCCGGCGCCCTGTCCCTGAACCAGACACAGGGTGCCGCGCAGCCGCCGACGCTCCGCGCGCGGCCCGGCGGGCCCGGCCGGGCGGACTGGGTGCTGACGGGCGGACTGGACCTCGTCGCGGGCGGTCCCCGGGCCCACCACTTCCTCGTCGTCGCCACCCACGAGGACGGCAGCCGGACGGCCTTCGTCGTGGACCGGGACACCCCGGGACTACTGCTCCGCGAGGAGCGCCCCACGGCCATGCGCACCTGCGCCTGGAGCCGGCTGGTCCTGGACGACTGCCAGGTGCCGGCCGACGCGGTCCTCGGGACGCCCGGTGGCGCGGCGGCCGAGGTGGAACCCCTGCTGGCGGCCCTGGACTGGGTGTTCTCGGGCGCCCCCTGGCTCGGCATCATGCGCGCACTGACCAGGGACGCCATCCGGGCGGCCCGGGAACGCGACGTCTTCGGCAGCCCGTTGACGCACTCCCAGACCTCCCGCTTCGCCCTGGCCGACCTCGCGACACGGTCCGAACTCGCCGAAGGCCTGCTGCGCCGGGCCGCCGCGGGGTTCGACTCCGGCGGCCGGCCCTCCCTCCCGGACGCCGCCGCCGCCCGCCTCTTCGTCACGGCGGCCGCACGGGACGCCGCCGGGACCGCGGCGCGGCTGGCCGGCCCTCTCGCGGCCGGCGGTGACCGCCTGATCGAACGGGCCCACCGCGACGTCCTGTTCTTCTCCCGGACCGGAGGCGGCCCGGAGGTCCTGCAACCCGTCGTCGCCGCCCATCTGCTCGGACTCGGCCAGGGATGAGGAGTGATCACTGACATGCGTACCTCACCGCACGGCACACGGACCTCGTTGCACTTCCCGGGGATCGCCGCCCGGGCCGGAGAGACGGACAGCACGGGCCTCATCCCGCCGCAGAACTGGACCGACATCGTCGACAGCGGCTATCTGCGCCTCTTCCACCCGCCGGAGGCCGGCGGCACAGGCGCGGACGGGCCGGCCCAGGCGGACGCCATGGAGGCGCTGGCCCGCGCCTGCTCGGGGACCTACTGGTCGGCGAC from Streptomyces sp. B1I3 includes:
- a CDS encoding acyl-CoA dehydrogenase family protein, encoding MLLSPTPPVPDLEDVASGLSPADRALELADRVARPTTAERDAGRRWDEGLFTQLTRAPRGPGLTGPLIPTELGGDGLSASETFALLEGCAEGSRDPGLTLAVVAHAVLATVPLRAFGTPEQRDRYLPRMASGEWPGALSLNQTQGAAQPPTLRARPGGPGRADWVLTGGLDLVAGGPRAHHFLVVATHEDGSRTAFVVDRDTPGLLLREERPTAMRTCAWSRLVLDDCQVPADAVLGTPGGAAAEVEPLLAALDWVFSGAPWLGIMRALTRDAIRAARERDVFGSPLTHSQTSRFALADLATRSELAEGLLRRAAAGFDSGGRPSLPDAAAARLFVTAAARDAAGTAARLAGPLAAGGDRLIERAHRDVLFFSRTGGGPEVLQPVVAAHLLGLGQG